From a region of the Daphnia pulicaria isolate SC F1-1A chromosome 1, SC_F0-13Bv2, whole genome shotgun sequence genome:
- the LOC124320867 gene encoding uncharacterized protein LOC124320867 — protein MDGNPDDASGWKTKLKQAVAVNKQLVPLKLTMLLYYGAVSLYLPYMTLQMIQVGLNIEEIAIIYSVLPFVTSVMPPIAGMLADRFHCYKLILIVIVASVAVFHTSLLHIDARISAEVQSSGSDFETPAEIVCSRLGAVLRFENYTCEASSSREMWTVDWTPSQCRPMDCHGVPARMQLCLSNGNCTQIATGSTSVLEMDALLEVLDVTPWTGGENNAGGNCTAQIVSAQTDQTRIPASLLCNCPIRCPAVAAPISSELDNNSSLSSSADLLPVEQQKELDRLKHNRGFWLYFILRIIASGSLATSFSMLDATAIKMVKKHHGDLGKQRLFGVIGQAICAVLAGIILDWTVVGKGYPDYSITFYLADGMFVVTVLLMSQLDVGVEEHSEATKLLTSISKLIRLIDVDIFMIMMLLLGTCWGFLESFLFVYLTELEASSYLLGMTITFATPPLVRELALEISAVTKCRNLGVLFDAGLTMGRQVKSAAKSAFYHLRLIARIRRFLDQSATKALVHAFVMSRLDYCNSLYASLPDKTIICLQRIQNAAARLILRRRKRDGATPLLKELKWLPVKFRINFKATTLAFRCRLSPPLAPVYLSSLLSAYTPARSLRSSRTTSLLVPRARLSSYGERSFSFLGPTLLNSLPPTITSSTTLCSFKSKL, from the exons ATGGATGGTAACCCCGACGATGCCAGCGGATGGAAGACTAAGCTCAAACAGGCCGTTGCCGTCAACAAGCAACTGGTTCCACTTAAGCTGACCATGCTGCTCTACTACGGCG CCGTGTCGCTGTATTTGCCGTACATGACCCTTCAAATGATCCAGGTGGGTCTCAacattgaagagatcgccATCATCTACTCGGTCCTGCCGTTCGTCACTTCCGTCATGCCTCCAATAGCTG GTATGCTGGCGGACAGGTTTCACTGCTACAAGTTGATCTTGATCGTCATCGTCGCTTCGGTGGCCGTTTTCCACACGTCCCTGCTGCACATTGACGCTCGCATTTCGGCCGAGGTCCAGTCGTCGGGATCAGATTTCGAAACTCCCGCCGAAATTGTCTGCAGCCGCTTGGGCGCCGTCCTGCGCTTCGAGAACTACACGTgcgaggccagcagcagccgggaaATGTGGACGGTCGACTGGACGCCGTCGCAGTGCCGGCCGATGGATTGCCATGGAGTGCCGGCCCGGATGCAACTCTGCCTCTCCAACGGCAACTGCACGCAAATCGCGACCGGATCGACATCCGTGCTGGAAATGGACGCCTTGCTCGAGGTGCTGGACGTGACGCCCTGGACGGGCGGAGAGAATAACGCTGGCGGCAACTGCACCGCCCAAATCGTCAGCGCTCAAACGGACCAGACTCGAATTCCGGCCTCGCTCCTCTGCAACTGCCCAATCCGCTGTCCGGCCGTCGCGGCGCCGATCTCATCCGAGCTGGACAACAATTCCAGTCTCAGCAGTAGCGCCGACTTGTTGCCCGTCGAGCAGCAAAAGGAATTGGATCGACTCAAACACAATCGAGGATTCTGGCTCTATTTCATCCTTCGAATCATCGCTTCCGGTTCTCTAGCCACCTCTTTCTccat GTTGGATGCAACTGCCATTAAAATGGTCAAGAAACATCACGGCGATTTGGGCAAACAGCGTCTCTTTGGCGTCATTGGCCAAGCCATTTGc GCCGTTCTCGCTGGAATAATACTCGACTGGACGGTCGTGGGAAAag GTTATCCCGACTACTCGATCACCTTCTATTTGGCCGACGGCATGTTCGTCGTGACAGTTCTACTGATGAGCCAATTGGACGTCGGCGTCGAGGAGCACAGCGAGGCCACCAAACTTTTGACGAGCATCTCCAAACTGATCCGGCTGATCGACGTCGACATCTTCATGAtcatgatgctgctgctgggcaccTGCTGGGGATTCCTCGAGTCCTTTCTCTTCGTTTACCTGACCGAACTGGAGGCCAGCAGCTACCTGctcg GAATGACCATCACCTTTGCCA CTCCGCCTCTTGTCCGGGAACTGGCTTTGGAAATTTCCGCGGTAACCAAGTGTCGCAACCTCGGAGTCCTATTCGACGCTGGGCTCACAATGGGGCGCCAAGTAAAAAGTGCAGCAAAATCAGCCTTCTACCACCTCAGGCTCATCGCCCGCATTCGTCGCTTCCTTGACCAGTCAGCCACAAAAGCTCTCGTTCACGCATTCGTGATGTCGCGCCTCGACTACTGCAACTCCCTGTACGCCAGCTTACCCGACAAAACCATCATTTGCCTACAGAGGATCCAAAATGCTGCCGCCCGGCTCATCCTGCGCAGACGCAAGCGTGACGGTGCCACTCCACTCCTCAAGGAACTAAAATGGCTACCCGTCAAGTTTCGCATCAATTTCAAAGCCACAACTCTCGCCTTCCGCTGTCGTCTCTCTCCCCCACTCGCACCCGTctatctctcttctcttctttccgcTTACACCCCAGCACGATCCTTAAGGTCCTCTAGAACTACCTCCCTCCTGGTCCCCCGTGCCCGTCTTTCATCATACGGTGAAAGATCCTTCTCCTTTCTTGGTCCTACACTTCTCAACTCTCTCCCACCCACCATCACTAGCTCGACAACACTCTGCTCTTTCAAATCGAAACTATAA